From the Scomber scombrus chromosome 22, fScoSco1.1, whole genome shotgun sequence genome, the window agTCAAATCATATACAAATGtccagagggaaatattatCATACCTAATGCTTACTTGATATAGCACAGAGTTTGTTAGTTTAGATTTGTTCTGAGATGGAGGCCCTGCTCTTCATTATCAGTGGTTAGTCAGTGGTCATAATGAAGgctttatatactgtatttttaatcttctgaaaagaaacactgtaggttagagaaaaaggaaagatttACACACCTAAAATGTTACACTATACAATCTAAACTTTTAAGTTCTTTCTAACATTACCCTTAGTAATACTGGCCTGTTGTGTATCATCCAACACAGCTTCATTAACTTTATTTAGAGTGTAAGCCTTTCGCTGCAACCCTTGTTGGACACTAAATATCAGGGCCTTAGCTAGCTCTCTATATGTCCTGGAAGTGCAGTTCAGTCCTTTGTAGCATTGACAGGTAAACCTCTTACTGAAAGTCTTCAGGTCTGCGAAAGTAGGTCTCCCTAGTACAAGGTAGCGGTTCTGCACATGTATGACTTTGAAATTCTCAGGGTTTAGCTGGAGGTAGTGGCTGGAGTTGTAGTTTTTTCGGACACAGCGACCATTCCCCTGGCACAGGAAGTTGCTGCAGAGCTGGGCAGCTGCGGTCACATTGGTGATGTAAGGATTGAGGGTGGAGGAGAGGTAGGATGAGAGGGCTTTACAAGAGGTCTGAGTAGAGAGGAAAGAGAATGGAAGGAGGTCAATATATTAGAGAATGTGCCTATTGACTTTAATGCAGAGAGTTACATTAAAAGATTGAAACCATTCTTACGgatagcttagtttagcataaagactgacaACAGGTTTAAATAGCTGGCTTGGCTTCTTTAATCCACAAAAAACTTGTGAGCTTTCGGGGTGTTgagccaagctagctgtttccccctgcttccgGTCTCTATgcaaagctaagctaattgtATACTGGATGCAGCCTTATTTGGACATAAGTCTACAAGGCATTGGAGTTGTCTAActtgaaagaaagcaaatatttcCAAACATGTAAAACTATTTCATCAAAAGAACACTATAGTTACAAGTTGTTGTGTGTTAATGAAGTAAATTCAGAAGTTAGTAAAAGAAGACAAGGTAGGTTTAGGAAAAGCGGATAcaccaaacatttaaatataaaataacaaccTATTGCACTGAATAATACACAATAAAGGCATTTTTAAAAGTGAATTGTTCGCTAAATGGAATATACATGGTGCAAACTCTTTCAGAAGACATGCAGTGAAAGTCACTATATCATCACACTAATCTTGGCTTCCCTGCCGTGGATATTGTTGTAGTACCAACCACCACAATCCATCAGTAGGTTTTGTCAATCAGTCACAGAGAGGAGTACACTCACATATCATCTAATTGAACTCTTTGTCACCCAGTGGGGGTCTGTGGTGTGATGTTACCTGGTCATCATAGTCTGCACTCGCCCCCCACAGCACAGCGCCAGATGCTCCCATTGCTGCACTCTCACCAATGGTGCTGACCAGATCCCCCTGAACATAAAAAAGGTTAATTTATATCTCTGTAAACTTGTGCAGAAACAGCCACTGGTGTACACAAATGAGGCAAACATAAATAGTCTAATGTATGCATGTGCAGTGCACAGACGTTtacactgttattttttttatctaactGGACCTCAGGCTGGAAACACCTCACTGCTGGGATGAAGAAGTAACCTAAGAAGAATCTAATCTAGTCAAGTGTGTGGTCACTCCCTAATAAGTTTTGAGATGGTGGGTTTACtcatttaataaaattaatgagAGTGGTTAACATTGATCCCTTGGCATGGCTTGGTGCCTTATACATAGAAGGTGTATTAAACAAAtcagtatttaaatatatttacctGTGAGAACTTCTCATTTACCTGACTGAGGAAGCGTCTATTCCGATCAACGAAGACAGGTCGagtgtaaacaaacacaggcgCAGTGCCAGTTCTTCTGGGCGAGGCAGACACCCTCAAAGCTTCCTGGACTCGGTTCCTGACCATCAGAGCGGCTTTGACACTGTCCCCCAGAGAGAACTGTGGCAGTGCAAggaggcaagaaaaaaaaatagcctAAGGAATGGCCATGTTTAAAAAGAGCCAGCATTATTCTACAATCCTAACCAACCTGCAGGTAAACAGATGGGTAGAGGGCAGTGCTGGACTCCCACAACCAGAGCAGCTCATCATTCTGCCTCCTCACCTTCTTAGAGCACCGGCCTGTGTAGTCTGGCTTCTCCCAGCCATAGTTGTAGCAGTTAGGAAACAGGTAGAAGCCCCAGAGATAGTTAGGTCTCATAGCTCTTCCCACTGCCAGCATCCCTGACATGAAATTTCTTGCTGCCATCTAGAGAGGATCCAGATCATCAGTAATTATTAACCACCAGGAACTATATTATTTCTTTCtatcttcagttttttctgaccTGGAACTGTTGTTTGGCTTTTTCTCTGGCCTGCTGCAGTGTGAGGGAGCGATTTGCCTGCATAATGCGGGTCACAGATACATTCTGGTATACTCTTTTAGTGCCCCAGTTTCTATCCCACAGGGGGCGCCATTCCTCCCAGTCTATCACGGCTAAGCCCCGGGACGTCCTGGAAAGATAGTAGAATGAAGAGGAATATCAAAATCAACATGtcattgtcacattttttaaatactcaCTTGGATGGGATGTAGTAGTTAATATCTGATCTGGCCTTGTTCAGACTGGCTTTCAGGTTACCTCCCTGTGGAATGCCACCATTGAACTGCTTCTTACTAGCAAGGTCTACGTGTGGGTAAAGACCCAGTCGATCTGTATAAAACAGAGACAGGAACTGGCCTGGAACCTACAGCAGAAACACAATGTTAGTCTACATGTGTATCATGAGGCTTAAGGGAGAAGACAACATTAACAGCATGTGATTTGTAGCCATTGATTTGATTGTAAAGAAAACGGTTTGTCTCAGTTTCCAACAAAATCGCCTCACCTTAGCAGGTGTGGCCACTCCTTTAAAGGGTGAGGTGTCCAGCAAGATGTTGTGCCTGTTACAAACCCGATCAGGGATGTTCCAACTAACTATGAAGGGGTGGTTCTCAAACAGTGGACCTGTGGTGTGgggaagaggtggaggtggaggaggtaaTTGTGGCTGATGAGAGTTTGTAGCCACTGGGGGTGCCGGTGGGGTTTTCAGGGTAGGCATGTGTGAAATTTTGGTAAATGGAGGTGGTGATGTTTCAGATGTTAAAGACAAGAATGCTGCAGGAGAAAAAGATGTTGTAGGAGGAGAGGGTGAAGCAGTTTGAGAGGGAAATGTCAACTTGTTGTGATGGAGAGGTGTGTTGGTGAATTTGTGAGGTTTAGCAGGATGAAGAGAAGCTGGATACAGGCACGTTTTGGACCAAGGTGATGGAAATTTATTGTGCAACATAGATTTGAAAGGAGTCAGACATTTGCAGGGTTGAGGGAGCACCCTGGGAATATTAAGGAAAATTCGTTTTAGGGATTGAAGAGTAGGGCCAGATATGTAGGGACACCGAGCTGCGTTGGGACTCagtgagcctttttttttgccaagttGGAGGAAAACAGATTTTGAAGCTTTGGGTGAGGTTATGAGGAGGTCTGTGGCAGCTGTTTGATTGAAAAGTGGCACTGGCATTGTGGAGGAAGCTGACACTGATTTGGAGAAGGTGAAAGCGGGGAAGATACAGAGAGGCAGAGGTGGGAGGATTGACAAGGTAAGTGAAAGCAGCAGCACAAAGCTTCTACTCTTCTGTGTGACTGAAACCATCCTTCCCTCCGGctgaagaaaaacagagcaaaaacaaacacagcccatcaaacaaaaagaaagatcCTTCTTTTCGCACACCCTTTTGAAGATGTTTGTTCAAGAAAGTATAGAATTAACCTTTGGCCCTAAAATTTAACCACAAGAGTCTGATGTTGTTTCTACTTGTTAACTGGCATATGTTTAATCTATTTCAAGCACTGTATAATactaaaatatgtaacaaaGTCAATTTACTGAAGATAGGGCGTTATCAGTTTGTGCCAGCATTATTTCCACAGAACAAAACTTCACAGGCTCCTCTTTATTCTGCTCAGCTGTCAGCTCTGACCTGACATTTTCACTCATGCAATCCCacaagtctttttttgtttagccAAATCTGACATCTGACAGTTTTCTCCGATGACTCCAACACACTCCCACTATTTCAAATCTAGCCCGTCAGACTAGTTTGATTTGATCACTTTTACTCTCCTTGCCTTgccaaacaatataaaaaacagaCCTAAACCAAGAAGCTTGATATCCATGATGTGAACTGATCAATCCTATGTACGCATTCCCAaatcatcaaaaacaaaaaattaagaGACTGTGTAAAAAGACACAATACCTGGACATGCCTTCAGTGGAACCCCATCACTATTAGATGTGTTGATTTGTTCCCTGGAGCACAGAAAGTGAGAATATCCTTACAaaactgtcactgtcactgtctgATATAGGTAGgacatgacagagagagaaaggggaggagaAGTACGGTGGGCAGAGCTGCATACAAGGATGCACTCTATTGTTTGTCTCGGAAAAACATCTTATTTGATTGCCCCGTGCCAAGTTTAACttggagcagaggaggaaggcaCACCTGGGTGTGAGGTTATGGAGTGTGCAATGTCACAGTTTTGCACACTGAGTAAGGCACCAGTATGGCGTTTAGACCATTATCACACTGGTGGTGCTTGTCTCCTTTGATGGGATAAACAAATGTTTACAACTGTGTTAGTTAAAAGACAACTGGggttacatttctttttctcccaatatctgacaaatacacatacaattGAGGCCATCCCCTGTGGACTCTAGACAGCTTGTGTGTGAGTAGCATTCACTGTATTTGGCTGTGAGTGTTGTGGGGTCAACACTCAGACAAattaaatcagtgtttttcacCAAAAGATGAcatgttgagagaaaaaaaagctcattgGTGTCGCACAAACACCCATTTTGCGAGAGCAGGTGGTTCATAGGGTCTAGCACCACCTGTTTTTATGCAATATTTATCAAGTAATGCAATGTGCAGCATGTTTCAGACTGTATTTTCTCATCCATCAGGAAATGGAAATAGAAAATATACAAGCTAAATAACACTTACACTGGGTGTCAGAATTACCTGGTTGAACAAACATAATATGCTAAATGCTATCAGTCAACAGCCAAAATACTTCTCCCCCTGCAGTCAGGAGACAGGATGGATTGACACATAGATGGATTTACCAGTTATATTGGTCAACAAATGAAGCAATgcgttagttcatgcaggacacggAAGTCATACGCcacagctgtaatcagctgacagccactgatCCGCAcaccttatcagtcacacaccaatcacagccattctcaccacAAGGCGGTCCCTTTAAATATTACTCCCATCTACATTGTTCTAGCTTAACCattgctcacactgctgctggcaaagcttgcctccaccaccccagcctccaccttCTGGTTCAGGGTGCCATCATGGCTCTAGGGTCAACCTACAATTCATGTCTTTCTATCGGCCCACTCCAAGGGGGTCTTGCACTGCGCTCCCTGTTTTTAGTAATCCAGGGAGCATTTTAGAGTGGAACCTTCAACgccaagtaaaactgtattaccatttgttgcaataaatggtttaatctatgacgagagtgttcctgactgaacaACAATAACTGAAAATATAACTAATAATAGCACTTTTCTCCACTACAGGAggatgtttgtctgtctgtctgtctgtctgtctgtctgtctgtctgtctgtctgtctgtctgtctgtctgtctgtctgtctgtctgtctgtctgtctgtctgtctgtctgtctgtctgtctgtctgtctgtctgtctgtctgtctgtctgtctgtctgtctgtctgtgcgtTTACCTTTCGCCAACCCCCTCCATCCCCTCCAAGGTTTAGGGAGCCAGCCATTGcatatggcatttttttttcgcatttcatttcatgtcaacttcaatttctatttcaatgttaaataaatagcctgcatttatactttttatttgggACTCCGGACTAGGACTATTTTTTCAATCTGTGACATATATGCATTTGATACACCTCACATGGATTTAGTCTGCATTTCCTGCACTGCTTTTATGTTCCCTTGGGAGACATAT encodes:
- the LOC134004831 gene encoding hyaluronidase PH-20-like, yielding MPTLKTPPAPPVATNSHQPQLPPPPPPLPHTTGPLFENHPFIVSWNIPDRVCNRHNILLDTSPFKGVATPAKVPGQFLSLFYTDRLGLYPHVDLASKKQFNGGIPQGGNLKASLNKARSDINYYIPSKTSRGLAVIDWEEWRPLWDRNWGTKRVYQNVSVTRIMQANRSLTLQQAREKAKQQFQMAARNFMSGMLAVGRAMRPNYLWGFYLFPNCYNYGWEKPDYTGRCSKKVRRQNDELLWLWESSTALYPSVYLQFSLGDSVKAALMVRNRVQEALRVSASPRRTGTAPVFVYTRPVFVDRNRRFLSQGDLVSTIGESAAMGASGAVLWGASADYDDQTSCKALSSYLSSTLNPYITNVTAAAQLCSNFLCQGNGRCVRKNYNSSHYLQLNPENFKVIHVQNRYLVLGRPTFADLKTFSKRFTCQCYKGLNCTSRTYRELAKALIFSVQQGLQRKAYTLNKVNEAVLDDTQQASITKAALRMSDA